In the genome of Flexistipes sinusarabici DSM 4947, one region contains:
- a CDS encoding IS1380-like element ISFsi1 family transposase produces MSKLNYKLERSNDKITPFGGISLLIPLLDKMGIRDFLDKELDHPGSNRGKPPSSKIIPVILSMICGGRSFSDIDKLSFDKVLSYISGIEDIPDSSSISRYFSKTESMLDEVAVNKTISKLGSLNYKIVKDALKRENLFSVTLDQDATYAKVYKRDAKYCYKKFKAYSSMTCFIGESGYCIDEEFREGNVSAQVGILEQLQRVHKYLESCGIEVSNVRNDSAGYQSKVLNYCFDNDLTFFIGGDLDSSVRKGINHIPSDSWKRYRNRYGDESDNKEIAEFINCMENTKESFRIIVVRKKIESDNPTVPELLGDKYEYRVIATNSKLDAEKVVHFYNLRGVCEYNIKEAKYGFNLKSFPSGNLAGNGLWFKTGILAYNLIMYLKRIIMGGVYKNKEMGSIRYQVISIAGKLVSHGGNKLKLCCSVDMFKKMEQWRTECLTL; encoded by the coding sequence ATGAGCAAACTAAACTACAAATTAGAAAGAAGCAATGATAAAATTACCCCATTTGGTGGAATATCTTTGTTAATCCCACTGTTAGATAAGATGGGCATCCGAGATTTCCTTGATAAAGAACTTGATCATCCAGGCTCTAACAGAGGCAAACCGCCATCTTCTAAAATAATTCCTGTTATTCTATCGATGATATGCGGTGGCAGGAGTTTCAGTGATATCGACAAACTTTCTTTTGATAAGGTTTTAAGCTATATCAGCGGTATTGAAGATATCCCGGATAGTTCCAGCATCAGTAGGTATTTTTCAAAAACAGAAAGCATGTTGGATGAAGTAGCAGTTAATAAAACAATCAGCAAACTGGGCAGTCTCAACTATAAAATAGTGAAAGATGCTTTAAAAAGAGAAAATTTATTTTCAGTTACTCTGGATCAGGACGCCACTTATGCAAAGGTGTATAAAAGGGATGCCAAGTATTGTTATAAGAAATTTAAAGCATACAGTTCTATGACGTGTTTTATAGGAGAGAGCGGTTATTGTATAGACGAGGAATTTCGGGAAGGCAATGTAAGTGCCCAGGTTGGCATACTTGAACAGCTTCAGAGAGTCCATAAATATCTTGAATCTTGTGGTATAGAAGTATCCAATGTTCGTAATGATTCTGCCGGTTACCAATCTAAAGTATTGAATTACTGTTTTGATAACGATTTAACGTTTTTTATAGGAGGTGACCTTGATAGTTCAGTTCGTAAAGGAATAAATCATATACCATCTGATTCATGGAAAAGATATAGAAATAGGTATGGAGATGAAAGCGATAATAAGGAAATAGCAGAGTTTATTAACTGTATGGAAAACACTAAGGAGAGTTTCCGTATAATAGTTGTTCGTAAGAAAATTGAGTCAGACAACCCCACAGTTCCGGAGCTTCTTGGTGATAAATATGAATATCGTGTTATTGCAACTAATTCAAAACTGGATGCAGAAAAGGTGGTACATTTTTATAATTTGCGCGGTGTTTGTGAATACAATATAAAAGAAGCAAAGTATGGTTTTAATTTAAAAAGCTTTCCTTCGGGTAATCTTGCGGGTAACGGCTTATGGTTTAAGACAGGAATACTGGCATATAATCTGATTATGTACCTCAAACGAATCATAATGGGAGGTGTCTATAAAAATAAAGAGATGGGTAGTATACGTTATCAGGTCATATCTATAGCGGGGAAACTTGTGTCCCACGGCGGTAATAAACTGAAGTTGTGCTGCAGTGTGGATATGTTCAAAAAAATGGAACAGTGGAGGACAGAATGTTTAACGTTGTGA
- a CDS encoding Rid family detoxifying hydrolase: protein MRYIRTDEAPAAVGAYSQAVEQNGFLFISGQIPIDKTTAEPLNVEIKTQVQTCLNNLYNIAKNAGYSKEEIIKITIYTTKMDKFPEINSAYAEFFGEHKPARAVVGVAALPKGVTVEIEAVCIKSS, encoded by the coding sequence ATGCGATATATAAGAACGGATGAAGCACCGGCAGCTGTTGGTGCTTACTCACAAGCTGTTGAACAGAATGGTTTCCTTTTTATTTCCGGTCAGATACCTATCGATAAAACAACTGCAGAGCCCCTTAACGTGGAAATAAAGACTCAGGTGCAAACCTGTTTGAATAACCTTTACAATATTGCAAAAAATGCCGGATATTCAAAAGAAGAAATAATAAAGATTACTATCTATACAACCAAAATGGATAAGTTTCCGGAAATCAACAGTGCATATGCTGAATTTTTCGGCGAACATAAACCTGCAAGAGCTGTTGTCGGTGTTGCAGCTTTGCCGAAAGGAGTAACTGTTGAAATTGAGGCTGTGTGTATTAAAAGCAGCTGA